CTAATGCAATATTAGCTGTTTCTATGGCGGTGGCGAGAGCTGCAGCAAACTCCTTAGGGCTCCCTCTTTATAAGTATTTAGGTGGAGTGAACGCCAAAGTTTTACCCGTACCAATGATGAATATAGTAAACGGTGGACAACACGCTGATAATAATTTAGATATTCAAGAGTTCATGATTATGCCCGCTGGATTTAATTCATTTAAAGACGCTTTGAGGGCAGGAGCCGAAGTCTTCCATAATTTAAAAAATATTTTGAAAAAAGAAGGGCACATAACTTCTGTTGGAGATGAAGGTGGTTTTGCTCCAAATTTAAGTTCGAATGAAGAAGCTATAAAATATATTATTAGAGCCATACAAGCCGCTGGTTACGAACCTGGTAAACAAATCTTCATCGCTATGGATGCGGCTGCTTCCGAGTTTTATAATGAAGAGACAAAGAAATACTCTGTTGATGGAAAAGAAATGAGTGCCTCTGAATTAGCAGATTATTATATATCATTAATTGATAAATATCCTATCAAATCATTAGAAGATCCTTTCGATCAAGAGGACTGGGAAGGTTACTCTGAATTCACTGCAAAGGTGGGAGATAGGGTACAAATAGTTGGTGATGACTTATACGTTACTAATGTTAAAAGATTGCAAAAAGGTATAGATTTAAAAGCTACAAACTCTATTTTGATCAAATTGAATCAAATAGGGAGTGTAACAGAGACTCTCGATGCCATTGAATTAGCCTACAAAAATAATATGACTGCCGTTGTATCTCATCGTTCTGGAGAAACGGAAGATACCTTCATTGCCGATTTGGTAGTAGCTGTAAATGCAGGCTTTATTAAGACTGGCTCACTCTCGAGAACCGACAGGATAGCAAAATATAATCAATTGTTAAGAATCGAAGAAGAACTTGGATCAACAGCGGAATATAGAGGATTGAATGCCTTTTATTCAATTAAAAAGTAGTGTATATTTAAATTAAAATAGTTCATTAAAAAAACCGGTGAAGTAAGAAATCACCGGTTTTTTTTAGTAGATATATTTGTTATAATACTTGAACGAAATTTTTTTTATCATACAAAATCAATTCTTTTTATCTGATAATCTTTCTTTTCCAATTTTTTTATGAAATACTGCGTTTTTAATTTAAAATACTCAGAGTTATTCTCCAATTCGAAACTTATATAAATTTCCTTCTCAAAACTCTGTATATGTGCATCTACA
The nucleotide sequence above comes from Petrotoga miotherma DSM 10691. Encoded proteins:
- the eno gene encoding phosphopyruvate hydratase — its product is MEKFYDEIVSVKAREVLDSRGNPTVEAEVTLSTGVTGSAIVPSGASTGKFEALELRDGNKDYYLGKGVTKAVNNVNNIIEQEVVGLNAFDQVNVDRVMLDLDGTENKENLGANAILAVSMAVARAAANSLGLPLYKYLGGVNAKVLPVPMMNIVNGGQHADNNLDIQEFMIMPAGFNSFKDALRAGAEVFHNLKNILKKEGHITSVGDEGGFAPNLSSNEEAIKYIIRAIQAAGYEPGKQIFIAMDAAASEFYNEETKKYSVDGKEMSASELADYYISLIDKYPIKSLEDPFDQEDWEGYSEFTAKVGDRVQIVGDDLYVTNVKRLQKGIDLKATNSILIKLNQIGSVTETLDAIELAYKNNMTAVVSHRSGETEDTFIADLVVAVNAGFIKTGSLSRTDRIAKYNQLLRIEEELGSTAEYRGLNAFYSIKK